One window from the genome of Nicotiana sylvestris chromosome 9, ASM39365v2, whole genome shotgun sequence encodes:
- the LOC138878070 gene encoding uncharacterized protein — MVEDQFPNAPVRHRRGGGNRLRTGSKKVLVNPEDDRDRGWYIRYIAVRTVDLIGETNIPFPEKWNFEPTMGDVEPIPNFRGWVDSLLKIDTREQRTWKSISSLHGWKVKTHGFGIRGITAEVAMAIRMSANAALDLDKARALLPKRKTTKESSEEEEEGTSLITRPRARRRINIDNEIENTPARTSATEPVLIQSDEDAEPRDNNESIQHLFDSGFGSGELGPVFDEAPLSSFVPISSIPLPAVSVSLPALTTSVCLPISTAPISVPLAASTAPASAPVLVSTSFPSIPSAAPLPSVHHTETGSSSGNITMRSVTLEVPANHSLLRKTGRADANLISTELMRRISLLERKARESEKSVHEAEEIARGAQLEATNWKEQFENSQGTIEELQENKNLLEQQNRGLTSELSELAKVIDTIEKSQQSTDTPSPALEVPENVAIPASEGETSTTQSMEVEASVTIPSTE; from the exons gagcaaaaaagttttggtaaaccCTGAGGATGACagagatcgtggatggtatatccgttacattgctgtccgtacagtggatttgattggcgaaacaaatattccctttcctgagaagtggaattttgaac caaccatgggagatgtggaacctattcccaactttcgtggttgggtagactcacttttgaagattgatactagggagcagagaacttggaaatcaatttcttctttacatggctggaaagtcaaaacacatg gatttggcattagaggaattacagctgaagtagctatggccattcgcatgtctgcgaatgctgctctggatttagataaggctcgagccttgctgcctaaaagaaaaactacaaaggaaagttctgaagaagaagaggagggtacctccctaattaccaggccaagggccAGGAGACGAATAAACATTGAtaatgaaattgaaaacactcctgctcgtacctccgccaccgagcctgttttgattcaatctgatgaggatgccgaaccaagagataacaatgagtcaattcagcacctttttgacagtggtttcgggagtggcgagctcggacctgtttttgatgaagctcctctttcctcatttgttcctatttcctccattcctctgccagCCGTAAGTGTTTCTTTACCAGCTTTAACAACTTCCGTTTGTTTGCCAATTTCTACTGCTCCTATATCTGTTCccttggctgcttcaaccgcacctgcTTCTGCTCCggtgttggtttctacatcttttccCTCCATTCCTTCCgctgctcctcttccctctgttcatcatacagagacaggttctagcagCGGAAATATAAcaatgagaagtgttactttggaggttcctgccaatcatagcctcctGAGGAAAACCggcagagccgat gctaaccttattaGCACGGAATTAATGAGAAGAATTTCCTTACTGGAAAGAAAAGCTCGTGAGTCTGAGAAGTCTGTCCACGAAGCTGAGGAAATTGCTAGGGGAGCCCAACTTGAAGCAACTAACTGGAAGGAGCAGTTCGAAAATTCTCAAGGGACTATAGAAgagttgcaagaaaataaaaacctcctagagcagcaaaaccgtggtttaacttctgaactg tctgaactggctaaagtcatagataccatcgagaaaagccaacagtctactgatactccttctcctgccctTGAAGTTCCTGAAAATGTTGctattccagcttcagagggtgaaacttctacaaCCCAGTCTatggaagttgaagcttccgtgacaATCCCCTCAACTGAATGA
- the LOC138878071 gene encoding uncharacterized protein, translating to MKNRQEPPQPPSPKRTVNVISGGEDIHGITYTASNKVSKVTITYGKRVRQVLDNESISFDDADNEGVTTPHNDALVIFLLVYDTNVKRVLIDPGSSVNII from the coding sequence atgaagaaCAGACAAgaaccaccacaacctccttcacccaagaggacagtgaatgtcataagcgggggagaagatattcatggcataacttacacagcttccaacaaggtttctaaggtaacaattacatATGGGAAACGGGTGCGCCAGGTCCTTGACAATGAAAgcatttcgttcgatgacgcagataacGAAGGAGtaacaactccacataatgatgcactggtaatatttttacttgtatatgatactaatgtaaagcgagttttgattgatccaggaagttctgtaaatattatataa